Proteins encoded in a region of the Streptomyces sp. NBC_00310 genome:
- a CDS encoding DUF4097 family beta strand repeat-containing protein yields the protein MPSYDTPKPITAIVEYSIGTARIIASDRTDTVVEVHPANPSSDADAKAVDQTKVTCSGGVLTVKGPRKSSLFGRVGGIDIVIALPAGSALEGTAQVGDFHCTGRLGETRLKTSVGDLHVEEAAAVRLHGELGMVRLDRATASAEIVAAGRVAVGTVDGGLTVKNGNGDTELGEITGPLEVAAANGRIDVGTAHADVEAKSANGGIRLDRVTRGKVTLRGSTGNLEVGIPETTAAWLDIHTKVGTLRSTLGSAEGPGDATDTVEVSARTSVGDIHIRRA from the coding sequence ATGCCTTCCTACGACACCCCCAAGCCGATCACCGCGATCGTCGAGTACTCCATCGGCACCGCCCGGATCATCGCCTCCGACCGCACCGACACCGTGGTCGAGGTCCACCCCGCCAACCCCTCCTCGGACGCGGACGCCAAGGCCGTCGACCAGACCAAGGTGACCTGCTCCGGCGGTGTCCTCACGGTCAAGGGCCCGCGCAAGTCCTCGCTTTTCGGGCGGGTGGGCGGCATCGACATCGTCATCGCCCTGCCGGCCGGCTCCGCCCTCGAAGGCACCGCCCAGGTCGGCGACTTCCACTGCACCGGACGCCTGGGCGAGACCCGTCTGAAGACCTCGGTCGGCGACCTCCACGTGGAGGAGGCCGCCGCCGTCCGACTGCACGGCGAGCTCGGCATGGTCCGCCTGGACCGCGCCACCGCCTCCGCCGAGATCGTCGCCGCCGGCCGTGTCGCCGTCGGCACGGTGGACGGCGGCCTCACCGTCAAGAACGGCAACGGCGACACCGAACTCGGCGAGATCACGGGCCCCCTGGAGGTCGCCGCCGCCAACGGCCGGATCGATGTCGGCACCGCCCACGCCGACGTGGAGGCCAAGTCCGCCAACGGCGGTATCCGCCTGGACCGCGTCACCCGCGGCAAGGTCACCCTCCGCGGTTCCACCGGCAACCTGGAGGTCGGCATCCCCGAGACCACCGCCGCCTGGCTCGACATCCACACCAAGGTCGGCACCCTGCGCTCCACCCTCGGTTCCGCCGAAGGCCCCGGCGACGCCACCGACACGGTGGAGGTCAGCGCCCGCACCTCGGTCGGCGACATCCACATCCGCCGCGCCTGA
- a CDS encoding toxin-antitoxin system HicB family antitoxin codes for MDLTPYVDRLRQELAVAAEAGGDEARALADRLTAPLDSATRLTLLTALSAAMSEVTRELAPGSVDVRLRGADPEFVVTLPPAAPVHEAAPWTEAPTPPPVPEGDDGASARINFRLPAHLKARLEEAAGREGLSVNAWLVRATSAALGPTAGARTSAPPASAPNLATGDRGFTGWVR; via the coding sequence ATGGACCTCACGCCCTACGTCGACCGCCTCCGCCAGGAGCTCGCCGTCGCCGCCGAAGCCGGCGGTGACGAGGCCCGCGCCCTGGCCGACCGCCTCACCGCCCCGCTGGACTCCGCGACCCGCCTCACCCTCCTCACCGCGCTCTCGGCGGCCATGAGCGAGGTCACCCGCGAGCTGGCCCCGGGCTCGGTCGACGTACGGCTCCGGGGCGCCGACCCGGAGTTCGTGGTGACCCTGCCACCCGCCGCCCCGGTCCACGAGGCCGCACCGTGGACCGAGGCGCCCACCCCGCCCCCGGTGCCGGAAGGCGACGACGGCGCCTCGGCCCGTATCAACTTCCGCCTGCCCGCCCACCTCAAGGCCCGCCTGGAGGAGGCGGCCGGCCGCGAGGGCCTCTCGGTCAACGCCTGGCTGGTCCGCGCCACCTCCGCCGCACTCGGTCCGACGGCAGGTGCCCGTACGAGCGCGCCCCCCGCCTCCGCACCGAACCTCGCCACCGGCGACCGGGGCTTCACCGGCTGGGTCCGCTGA
- a CDS encoding GNAT family N-acetyltransferase — protein MRPDDWHLTEDVDAFLSRAGDFLRSRPALHTMPLTVTEKYRTNGAPAHGAAAPVFGRLERGDEVHAAFFQRTPSGPLSLTSVTREQADALAARLADLGHPVPGVGGDHDGSTAFAEAWQRRTGANPVLTTRLHLYRLGTLTPPEPFPEGRGRLVGEEDREHLIRWCREFCVDVGEDSSIKLIDAGSWAESRFADRHFTFWETPDGTPVSMAAATSMVGGMVRVDPVYTPAHLRGRGYAGAVTVEASRAALAGGATDVVLFTDPGNPTSNALYQRLGYVRITDFAVYDFSGAAPQAG, from the coding sequence ATGCGCCCGGATGACTGGCACCTCACCGAAGACGTCGACGCGTTCCTGTCCCGAGCTGGGGACTTTCTGCGCTCGCGCCCCGCCCTGCACACCATGCCGCTGACGGTGACCGAGAAGTATCGGACGAACGGGGCGCCCGCGCACGGCGCCGCAGCCCCTGTATTCGGCCGACTGGAGCGAGGGGACGAGGTCCACGCCGCCTTCTTCCAGCGCACCCCGTCCGGCCCACTGAGCCTCACCTCGGTCACCCGCGAGCAGGCCGACGCGCTCGCCGCCCGCCTGGCCGACCTCGGTCACCCCGTCCCCGGCGTCGGCGGGGACCACGACGGGTCCACCGCTTTCGCCGAGGCCTGGCAGCGGCGGACGGGCGCGAATCCGGTCCTCACCACGCGGCTCCATCTCTACCGCCTCGGCACACTCACCCCGCCGGAGCCGTTCCCGGAGGGCCGGGGTCGCCTCGTGGGCGAGGAGGACCGCGAGCACCTCATCCGCTGGTGCCGTGAGTTCTGCGTCGACGTCGGGGAGGACTCCTCCATCAAGTTGATCGACGCCGGTTCCTGGGCCGAATCGCGCTTCGCCGACAGACACTTCACGTTCTGGGAGACCCCCGACGGCACTCCCGTCTCCATGGCGGCCGCGACCTCGATGGTCGGCGGCATGGTCCGGGTGGACCCCGTCTACACCCCGGCCCACCTCCGGGGCCGCGGCTACGCGGGCGCGGTGACGGTCGAGGCGAGCCGCGCCGCGTTGGCAGGGGGAGCGACGGACGTCGTGCTGTTCACGGACCCCGGCAACCCCACCAGCAACGCCCTCTACCAACGCCTCGGATACGTCCGGATCACCGACTTCGCCGTGTACGACTTCTCGGGTGCCGCACCTCAAGCCGGTTGA
- a CDS encoding DinB family protein: MTAAASDAKADLLFYLQSARDALLWKLEGLSEYDARRPLTPTGTNLLGLLKHAAGVELGYLGDTFGRPSGEALPWLDGDAEPNADMWATADESRADIVEFYRRAWAHADATLDALPLDTVGRVPWWPDGKDDVTLHHAVVRVIADTHRHAGHADILRELIDGAVGMNEGNTSTPSSDPAWWEDYRGRLERAAKEADRKA, encoded by the coding sequence ATGACCGCCGCCGCTTCGGACGCCAAGGCCGACCTCCTCTTCTATCTGCAGTCCGCCCGTGATGCCCTGCTGTGGAAGCTCGAAGGGCTGTCGGAGTACGACGCCCGCCGCCCGCTGACGCCGACCGGCACCAACCTCCTGGGGCTGCTGAAGCACGCGGCCGGTGTCGAACTGGGCTATCTCGGCGACACCTTCGGACGGCCGTCGGGCGAGGCACTGCCCTGGCTCGACGGTGACGCCGAGCCCAACGCGGACATGTGGGCCACCGCCGACGAGTCCCGCGCGGACATCGTGGAGTTCTACCGCCGGGCCTGGGCACACGCGGACGCGACCCTCGACGCGCTGCCGCTGGACACCGTCGGCCGGGTGCCGTGGTGGCCCGACGGCAAGGACGACGTGACGCTGCACCACGCCGTCGTCCGCGTGATCGCCGACACCCACCGGCACGCCGGGCACGCCGACATCCTCCGGGAACTCATCGACGGCGCGGTCGGCATGAACGAGGGCAACACCAGCACCCCGTCGAGTGACCCGGCGTGGTGGGAGGACTATCGCGGCCGACTGGAACGCGCGGCCAAGGAGGCCGACCGAAAGGCGTGA
- a CDS encoding nitroreductase/quinone reductase family protein — MPNPFNQQVIDEFRAHHGKVGGYFEGARLILLTTTGARTGNRHTTPLGYLPDVDGTILVIASAGGSPQHPDWYRNITADPRVTVESGAFTYEADAVVLDGEERDRAFARAVESDPGWAEYQAKTDRTIPVVALREAPVAGPPNINAGSMGEALKVVHDAFRRELALIKQELTASGGRADLGAQLRVNCLAFCQGLHNHHTGEDMGLFPFLGERHPELAPTLTRLHEEHERIAALVEDLRRVVTAENADPVAVLPEVERLIAELEAHLTYEEEQLIPALDAAAKPEEWEAGRESEPTTP; from the coding sequence ATGCCCAACCCCTTCAATCAGCAAGTCATCGACGAGTTCCGCGCCCATCACGGCAAGGTCGGCGGTTATTTCGAGGGCGCCCGTCTGATCCTCCTGACCACCACCGGCGCCCGTACCGGCAACCGGCACACCACCCCCCTCGGCTACCTCCCCGACGTCGACGGCACGATCCTGGTCATCGCGTCGGCCGGGGGATCGCCCCAGCACCCCGACTGGTACCGGAACATCACGGCCGACCCCCGTGTCACCGTGGAGAGCGGGGCGTTCACCTACGAGGCCGATGCCGTCGTCCTGGACGGCGAGGAACGGGACCGGGCGTTCGCGCGGGCGGTCGAGTCCGATCCGGGGTGGGCCGAGTACCAGGCGAAGACGGACCGCACGATCCCCGTCGTCGCCCTGCGCGAGGCCCCCGTGGCCGGCCCGCCGAACATCAACGCCGGTTCCATGGGCGAGGCCCTCAAGGTCGTCCATGACGCCTTCCGTCGCGAACTCGCCCTGATAAAGCAGGAGTTGACCGCGAGTGGCGGCAGGGCCGACCTCGGGGCCCAGCTCCGCGTCAACTGCCTCGCCTTCTGCCAGGGCCTCCACAACCACCACACCGGCGAGGACATGGGCCTGTTCCCCTTCCTCGGCGAACGCCACCCCGAGCTGGCCCCGACCCTCACCCGCCTCCACGAGGAACACGAGCGCATCGCCGCCCTCGTCGAGGACCTGCGCCGGGTGGTGACCGCCGAGAACGCCGACCCCGTCGCCGTACTCCCCGAGGTGGAGCGGCTCATCGCCGAACTCGAAGCCCATCTCACCTACGAGGAGGAGCAGTTGATCCCGGCGCTGGATGCCGCGGCGAAGCCCGAGGAGTGGGAAGCGGGGCGCGAGAGCGAGCCCACCACCCCGTGA
- a CDS encoding HelD family protein yields MTPLEPAADAELRHALAHERAYHDTCRAALAAMVEGAGEQVVVGEDVSASGADAEVLGYRLRSHAKEMRELPEGPLFFGRLDFAAHVRSDHAGQSYHVGRLRISEDPAAPPLVVDWRAPVSRAFYQASSRDPRGVAVRRRFGWAPGSRGDSDDLTGLEDEHLERLDRRGASSDPGPASGGPDGRDGLGGPYGQDGQDGQDGQDGQGGQGSPGSLLAAEIERPRLGPMRDIAATIQPEQDDLVRADLTTSVCVQGAPGTGKTAVGLHRAAYLLYTHPQRIRRGGLLILGPNRTFLSYIAEVLPALGETGVRQSTVTDEIARHPVTAEDDERAAVVKHDARMAEVLRRALYTGVAGGGGSGERFDSLVLAEGSYRWRVSGDELRRIVADVRAEELPYDIGRERVRARVVRLLREQAERRAGPRPNAWLYRVSRSRPVGAYVDAGWPKARPEEVVTRLLGDPDALADAAEGLLDADEQKAVSWTKPPRTWRSARWSAADLVLLDEVAGLLAHPDGYGHVVVDEAQDLSPMECRAIARRAAYGSVTVLGDLAQGTTPWAARDWPRLLAHLGKPDAQVVPLTTGFRVPQAVVGLANGLLGRLAVDVPAARSLRRGGELRIRRVDGAEARDEDGEGGEGVAAETVAAVRDALAREGSVGVIAADAEVVRLRKVLGEAGVVTGGPDELRSRVTVLGAGMAKGLEYDHVVVVEPAAIAAAEGRGLHRLYVVLTRAVSRLDVVHARALPW; encoded by the coding sequence ATGACGCCTCTCGAACCTGCCGCCGACGCCGAGCTCCGGCACGCCCTCGCCCACGAGCGGGCGTACCACGACACCTGCCGCGCCGCCCTCGCCGCCATGGTCGAGGGGGCGGGGGAGCAGGTCGTCGTCGGGGAGGACGTCTCCGCCTCGGGGGCCGACGCGGAGGTGCTCGGGTACCGGCTGCGCAGCCACGCCAAGGAGATGCGTGAGCTCCCGGAGGGGCCGTTGTTCTTCGGGCGGTTGGACTTCGCCGCTCACGTCCGAAGCGATCACGCCGGGCAGAGCTACCACGTCGGGCGGCTGCGGATCAGTGAGGATCCGGCCGCGCCGCCCCTCGTCGTGGACTGGCGGGCGCCGGTGTCGCGGGCGTTCTACCAGGCGAGTTCCCGTGATCCCCGGGGTGTCGCCGTACGGCGTCGCTTCGGGTGGGCGCCGGGCAGCCGCGGCGACTCGGACGACCTCACGGGGCTCGAGGACGAGCACCTGGAGCGCCTGGACCGGCGTGGAGCCTCCAGCGACCCGGGCCCCGCCTCGGGCGGTCCGGACGGCCGCGACGGTCTGGGCGGCCCCTACGGCCAGGACGGCCAGGACGGCCAGGACGGCCAGGACGGCCAGGGCGGCCAGGGGAGCCCCGGAAGCCTCCTCGCCGCCGAGATCGAGCGACCCCGCCTCGGCCCCATGCGGGACATCGCCGCCACCATCCAGCCGGAGCAGGACGACCTGGTGCGGGCGGATCTCACCACCTCCGTCTGTGTGCAGGGCGCCCCGGGTACGGGCAAGACGGCTGTCGGCCTGCACCGCGCCGCCTACCTCCTCTACACCCACCCCCAGCGCATCCGCCGCGGCGGACTGCTGATCCTCGGCCCGAACCGCACCTTCCTCTCGTACATCGCGGAGGTTCTGCCGGCGCTGGGCGAGACAGGCGTACGCCAGTCGACGGTCACCGACGAGATCGCCCGGCACCCGGTCACGGCGGAGGACGACGAGCGGGCGGCGGTCGTGAAGCACGACGCCCGGATGGCGGAGGTGCTCCGCCGGGCCCTGTACACCGGCGTCGCGGGCGGCGGCGGATCCGGGGAGCGGTTCGACTCCCTTGTCCTGGCGGAGGGTTCGTATCGCTGGCGGGTGTCCGGGGACGAGCTGCGACGGATCGTGGCGGACGTACGGGCGGAGGAACTGCCGTACGACATCGGGCGGGAGCGCGTCCGGGCGCGGGTCGTGCGGCTGTTGCGGGAGCAGGCGGAGCGGCGGGCCGGGCCGCGCCCGAACGCGTGGCTGTACCGGGTCTCGCGGTCGCGGCCGGTCGGCGCGTACGTCGACGCCGGATGGCCGAAGGCCCGGCCCGAGGAGGTGGTGACGCGGCTGCTCGGGGACCCGGACGCGCTCGCCGACGCGGCGGAGGGACTGCTCGACGCGGACGAGCAGAAGGCCGTCTCCTGGACGAAGCCGCCGCGCACGTGGCGGTCGGCCCGCTGGTCGGCCGCCGATCTGGTCCTCCTCGACGAGGTCGCGGGGCTCCTCGCCCACCCCGACGGCTACGGCCACGTCGTCGTCGACGAGGCCCAGGACCTCTCCCCGATGGAGTGCCGCGCGATCGCCCGCCGGGCGGCCTACGGCTCGGTGACCGTCCTCGGCGACCTGGCCCAGGGGACCACCCCTTGGGCCGCCCGCGACTGGCCCCGACTCCTCGCCCACCTGGGCAAGCCGGACGCTCAAGTCGTCCCTCTCACCACCGGTTTCCGGGTGCCGCAGGCCGTCGTGGGGCTGGCGAACGGGTTGCTGGGGCGGCTGGCGGTGGACGTGCCCGCCGCCCGGTCCTTGCGCAGGGGCGGGGAGTTGCGGATCAGGAGGGTGGACGGGGCAGAGGCCCGGGACGAGGACGGCGAGGGCGGCGAGGGTGTCGCCGCCGAGACCGTGGCCGCCGTGCGGGACGCGCTCGCCCGCGAGGGGTCCGTCGGGGTCATCGCGGCCGACGCGGAGGTCGTTCGGCTGCGGAAGGTGCTCGGCGAGGCCGGTGTCGTGACGGGCGGCCCGGACGAACTCCGTTCGCGCGTCACGGTGTTGGGGGCCGGGATGGCGAAGGGGCTCGAGTACGACCATGTCGTGGTCGTCGAGCCGGCCGCGATCGCGGCGGCCGAGGGGCGGGGGCTGCACCGGCTGTATGTCGTACTCACCCGGGCGGTGTCACGACTGGACGTGGTGCATGCGCGTGCGCTGCCGTGGTGA
- a CDS encoding DUF899 domain-containing protein has protein sequence MTATPSDPTTPLPGRPPVVDLATWQAARDELLVREKAHTREGDALAAARRRLPMVEFDGTVEVVGPDGPVPFLDLFQGRDELVVYQHMWYDGAPHQGQCEGCTTTAWHLKDAVYLNARGISFAILTTGPWEEVASYVAFMGYTQPWYSVRGVDPPVGGEMGYLACFLRDGDRVFLTYSTTGRGNERVNGSLGLLDMTPYGRGEAWEDNPEGRPEGGSPCWSWRSDADGNATWGPTSRPVPQWTRPGATPVETLGRRGHHH, from the coding sequence ATGACGGCCACACCGAGTGACCCGACCACCCCGCTGCCCGGCCGCCCGCCCGTCGTCGACCTGGCCACCTGGCAGGCCGCCCGTGACGAGCTCCTGGTCCGCGAGAAGGCCCACACCCGTGAGGGCGACGCCCTCGCGGCTGCCCGCCGCCGGCTGCCGATGGTGGAGTTCGACGGGACGGTCGAGGTCGTCGGACCCGACGGCCCGGTCCCGTTCCTCGACCTGTTCCAGGGCCGCGACGAGCTCGTGGTCTACCAGCACATGTGGTACGACGGCGCGCCGCACCAGGGACAGTGCGAGGGCTGCACCACCACGGCCTGGCATCTGAAGGACGCCGTCTATCTCAACGCCCGCGGTATCTCGTTCGCCATCCTGACCACGGGCCCGTGGGAGGAGGTGGCCTCCTACGTCGCGTTCATGGGCTACACCCAGCCCTGGTACTCGGTGCGCGGCGTGGACCCGCCGGTCGGCGGCGAGATGGGTTACCTCGCCTGCTTCCTGCGCGACGGCGACCGCGTGTTCCTCACCTACTCCACGACGGGCCGCGGCAACGAGCGGGTCAACGGGTCCCTCGGCCTGCTCGACATGACGCCCTACGGCCGCGGCGAGGCGTGGGAGGACAACCCCGAGGGCCGCCCCGAGGGGGGCAGCCCGTGCTGGTCCTGGCGCTCCGACGCGGACGGGAACGCCACCTGGGGCCCGACCAGCCGCCCCGTACCGCAGTGGACCCGCCCCGGCGCGACCCCCGTGGAGACCCTCGGCAGGCGCGGCCACCACCACTGA
- a CDS encoding TetR family transcriptional regulator, with product MSESGLRERKKRRMYETVSEVAIRLFLEKGFDAVSVAEVAAAAEISKPTLFRYFPAKEDLVLYRIADHEDETARVVAGRAEGESVVGAVRAHFLAGLARRDPVTGLNDHPQVLAFHRLLYGTPSLVARAYGHLERAEAALAEVLGGGLDARVAAGQIVAVRRVLAEENRRRVERGEPMERVERDAVAAAERVFGRLEGALPLGAV from the coding sequence ATGAGCGAGAGCGGGCTGCGGGAGCGCAAGAAGCGGCGGATGTACGAGACGGTGTCGGAGGTCGCGATCCGGCTGTTCCTCGAGAAGGGGTTCGACGCGGTGTCCGTGGCCGAGGTGGCCGCGGCGGCGGAGATCTCGAAGCCGACGCTCTTCCGGTACTTCCCGGCGAAGGAGGACCTCGTGCTGTACCGGATCGCCGATCACGAGGACGAGACGGCGCGGGTGGTCGCGGGGCGGGCCGAGGGGGAGTCCGTGGTGGGGGCGGTGCGGGCGCATTTTCTGGCGGGGCTGGCCCGGCGGGACCCGGTGACCGGGCTGAACGACCATCCGCAGGTGCTCGCGTTCCATCGGCTGCTCTACGGGACGCCGTCGCTGGTCGCCCGGGCCTACGGCCATCTGGAGCGGGCCGAGGCGGCGCTCGCCGAGGTGCTCGGGGGCGGGCTCGACGCGCGGGTCGCCGCCGGGCAGATCGTCGCCGTACGGCGGGTGCTCGCGGAGGAGAACCGGCGGCGGGTGGAGCGGGGGGAGCCGATGGAGCGGGTCGAGCGGGACGCCGTCGCCGCCGCCGAGCGTGTGTTCGGGCGGCTGGAGGGGGCGCTTCCGCTCGGGGCGGTCTGA
- a CDS encoding aminoglycoside phosphotransferase family protein encodes MPAESDSTGRRRAGEMSADPGGVEGPLSGYHHETYVFRLPPEAGVGGSARWKCRDPRESLLWFDRRCFDSEERLLTELQGRIDNIPDLIEVEGTVLQRFIEGDTLGALHASDTAVPEKEFEQILALFRQLVAVTPGTLLVKRRCERRDRAPEGDSAGFLDRLIRFTEERVYGDNLPEYGELFAALRLDFDSFKQLRKRVAGLRERPFCLLHADLHRENLIVDREHRLWAIDWELAMFGDPLYDLATHLYLMRYPLEQERRMTQRWCALVEDVRPGSSRGWREDLPKLLDYKKAQSVFTDVIRTSQSLRLEAKVDRSLLRRASWTVWDVLSRGAQPLGVEEAPGVSVIEAALTRWLRARGGGA; translated from the coding sequence ATGCCAGCTGAATCGGATTCCACGGGGCGGCGCCGCGCCGGTGAGATGAGCGCCGACCCGGGTGGGGTGGAGGGACCGCTCAGCGGCTACCACCACGAGACCTACGTCTTCCGGCTGCCGCCCGAGGCCGGGGTCGGGGGGAGCGCACGGTGGAAGTGCCGTGACCCGAGAGAGAGCCTGCTCTGGTTCGACCGGCGCTGCTTCGACTCGGAGGAGCGCCTGCTCACCGAGTTGCAGGGGCGCATCGACAACATCCCCGATCTCATCGAGGTCGAGGGCACCGTCCTCCAGCGGTTCATCGAGGGGGACACCCTCGGGGCGCTCCACGCGTCCGACACGGCGGTTCCGGAGAAGGAGTTCGAGCAGATCCTCGCCCTGTTCCGGCAACTGGTCGCCGTCACACCCGGGACCCTTCTGGTGAAGCGGAGGTGCGAGCGGCGGGACCGCGCGCCGGAGGGCGACAGCGCGGGCTTCCTCGACCGGTTGATCCGCTTCACCGAGGAGCGGGTCTACGGGGACAACCTCCCGGAGTACGGGGAGCTGTTCGCGGCCCTGCGGCTGGACTTCGACTCCTTCAAACAGCTCCGGAAGCGTGTGGCCGGCCTGCGGGAACGCCCGTTCTGCCTCCTCCACGCCGATCTCCACCGCGAGAACCTCATCGTCGACCGCGAGCACCGGCTCTGGGCCATCGACTGGGAACTCGCGATGTTCGGCGACCCGCTCTACGACCTGGCCACCCACCTGTACCTGATGCGATACCCGCTGGAGCAGGAACGGAGGATGACGCAGCGGTGGTGCGCGCTCGTCGAGGACGTCCGGCCGGGGAGTTCGCGGGGCTGGCGGGAGGACCTGCCGAAGCTTCTCGACTACAAGAAGGCGCAGTCGGTGTTCACCGACGTGATCCGCACCTCGCAGTCCCTGCGCCTGGAGGCGAAGGTGGACCGGAGCCTGCTTCGCCGTGCGAGCTGGACGGTCTGGGACGTGCTGAGCAGAGGCGCACAGCCCCTGGGCGTCGAGGAGGCGCCGGGCGTGTCGGTGATCGAGGCCGCGCTCACCCGGTGGCTCCGGGCGCGTGGCGGTGGTGCTTAG
- a CDS encoding HAD family hydrolase → MTAMNPTLGGTTDPLRLRRLLGSARAVLLDFDGPVCDLFAGRSTQPIAGEIKAMARRKWNALDPAVEACDDSHGVLHLLRDMLDRKRDGVLDPAALGAADGIVTRYEYEAAGSAVPAPGIHLLLDTLLGHGKRLAIVTNNAEGPVRKFLELHGMSRKFEAVCGRDPREPRRMKPDPASVHRALRTLSRMSPAHAVLVGDQLTDLRAATAAGVGFLGYATDHERGRLLLREGARGVVGSHAQLIAACAPLTVSRSRP, encoded by the coding sequence ATGACAGCGATGAATCCCACGCTCGGCGGGACGACCGATCCGCTTCGCCTGCGGCGGCTGCTCGGCAGCGCCCGAGCCGTCCTCCTCGACTTCGACGGCCCCGTCTGCGACCTGTTCGCCGGGCGGTCCACCCAGCCCATCGCCGGGGAGATCAAGGCCATGGCGCGGAGGAAGTGGAACGCACTCGATCCCGCCGTCGAGGCATGCGACGACTCGCACGGCGTCCTTCATCTCCTCAGGGACATGCTGGACCGAAAGAGGGATGGCGTCCTCGACCCGGCCGCCCTGGGCGCGGCGGACGGCATCGTCACGCGGTACGAGTACGAGGCCGCGGGTTCCGCCGTGCCGGCACCGGGGATCCACCTGCTGCTGGACACCCTGCTCGGTCACGGGAAGCGTCTGGCGATCGTGACGAACAACGCCGAGGGACCAGTGCGGAAGTTTCTCGAACTTCACGGGATGTCCCGGAAGTTCGAGGCGGTCTGCGGCCGTGATCCTCGTGAACCGCGCCGTATGAAGCCCGACCCGGCGTCGGTCCACCGGGCCCTGCGGACTCTGAGCCGTATGAGCCCGGCCCACGCCGTCCTGGTCGGCGACCAGCTCACCGACCTCCGGGCCGCCACGGCCGCCGGGGTCGGGTTCCTGGGCTACGCGACGGATCACGAGCGGGGCCGGCTCCTGCTCCGCGAGGGTGCGCGGGGCGTGGTCGGGTCACATGCCCAGCTCATCGCGGCGTGCGCCCCCCTGACGGTCAGTCGCTCTCGTCCCTGA
- a CDS encoding winged helix-turn-helix domain-containing protein, giving the protein MGDERTGEGGGSKFGRALETLRARIGDGTYAVGASLPPQRELVKELDVSRHTLQRVLTRLSEEGWVESRQGSGTRVLSAQRVPPRAAGRVTLRSFFDHAFEQSEVLLDINTLTSESVGTHIRLQAERVRDREITPERIVLRMLLPRESMSLPYPAAKGSDEDTRPQERLRGITRVHESSLREALEDLQREGLVPRVDVAIRHAPLTPTFKVYLLNRTEALHGFYHVVEREIEVDGEGIEVLDVLGLGATLTHHAGDTDPSSQGTVFVEAVQAWFDSVWNLLTDESD; this is encoded by the coding sequence GTGGGTGATGAGCGGACCGGCGAGGGCGGCGGCAGCAAGTTCGGGCGGGCTCTGGAGACGCTGCGGGCTCGGATAGGGGACGGCACCTATGCGGTGGGGGCGTCCCTGCCTCCGCAGCGCGAGCTGGTCAAGGAGCTCGATGTCTCCCGCCACACCCTGCAGCGGGTCCTGACCAGGTTGAGCGAAGAGGGCTGGGTCGAGTCCCGCCAGGGGAGCGGCACCCGGGTACTGAGTGCTCAGCGGGTGCCGCCCCGGGCAGCGGGCAGGGTGACTCTGCGCTCGTTCTTCGATCATGCCTTCGAGCAGAGTGAGGTGCTCCTGGACATCAACACGCTGACGTCGGAGTCCGTGGGTACGCACATCCGACTGCAGGCCGAACGGGTCCGCGACCGGGAGATCACCCCCGAGCGCATCGTCCTGCGCATGCTGCTGCCCCGGGAGTCGATGTCCCTGCCGTATCCGGCGGCCAAAGGGTCCGATGAGGACACGCGACCTCAAGAACGCCTTCGTGGGATCACCCGGGTGCATGAATCATCTCTGCGAGAGGCGCTGGAGGATCTCCAGCGAGAAGGCCTTGTCCCGCGTGTCGACGTCGCGATCCGGCACGCGCCGCTGACGCCGACCTTCAAGGTGTATCTGCTCAACCGGACCGAAGCGCTGCACGGCTTCTACCACGTGGTCGAGAGAGAGATCGAGGTGGACGGCGAGGGGATCGAGGTCCTCGACGTACTCGGACTGGGCGCCACCCTGACCCACCACGCCGGGGACACCGATCCGTCGTCGCAGGGGACCGTCTTCGTAGAGGCCGTCCAGGCCTGGTTCGACTCGGTCTGGAACCTGCTCACGGACGAGAGCGACTGA